A stretch of the Cryptosporangium phraense genome encodes the following:
- a CDS encoding ABC transporter permease, whose translation MSTDERPRLRFIEPTALAGVMVHDLAVFRRYWLSSTFSSVVEPTIYLLAFGFGFGSLVSAVGGYRYLDFLGTGVVGTAVLFTSAFAGMFQTFVRRTFQHTYDAVLATPVDVHELVTGEALWIGLKAGVYGCAPLGVAVLFGLRPSPTVVLVPLIGFVTGLGFGLFGMWMSAIVPNIDSFNYIISGLLTPLFLVAGTFFPLDTLPPWAHTASQLNPLYHCVELVRHSVFDRLGPNDLGHVLALVFFASAMWVGAVSFLRRRLID comes from the coding sequence ATGAGCACCGACGAACGGCCGCGGCTGCGGTTCATCGAGCCCACCGCGCTCGCCGGCGTGATGGTCCACGACCTGGCCGTGTTCCGGCGCTACTGGCTCTCGAGCACGTTCTCGTCGGTCGTCGAGCCGACGATCTACCTGCTGGCGTTCGGGTTCGGGTTCGGCTCGCTGGTCTCGGCGGTCGGCGGCTACCGGTATCTCGACTTCCTGGGCACCGGCGTGGTCGGCACCGCGGTGCTGTTCACGTCGGCCTTCGCCGGCATGTTCCAGACGTTCGTCCGGCGCACGTTCCAGCACACGTACGACGCGGTGCTGGCCACGCCGGTCGACGTGCACGAGCTGGTCACCGGCGAGGCGCTGTGGATCGGGCTGAAAGCGGGCGTCTACGGGTGCGCACCGCTGGGCGTCGCCGTGCTGTTCGGGCTCCGGCCGTCCCCGACCGTCGTGCTGGTGCCGCTGATCGGCTTCGTCACCGGGCTGGGGTTCGGGCTGTTCGGCATGTGGATGTCGGCGATCGTTCCGAACATCGACAGCTTCAACTACATCATTTCCGGGCTACTGACCCCGTTGTTCCTGGTCGCCGGCACGTTCTTCCCACTCGACACTCTTCCCCCGTGGGCGCACACCGCGAGTCAGCTCAACCCGCTCTACCACTGCGTCGAACTCGTGCGTCACTCGGTTTTCGATCGGCTCGGCCCTAACGATCTGGGGCACGTTCTCGCGCTGGTGTTTTTCGCTTCCGCCATGTGGGTAGGCGCAGTTTCTTTTCTGCGTCGGCGACTCATCGACTGA